In Vibrio sp. STUT-A11, a genomic segment contains:
- the uspE gene encoding universal stress protein UspE, with product MSIYSKILVVANINSDEQPALARAVQLAQKSVSRSRITFFLSIYDFSYDMTSMLSVDERDAMRRGVIHQREQWMRKIAQPYLNDSFDFEVCVVWHNRPYEAIIGEVFSGSHDLLIKGTRKHDVLESVIFTPTDWHLLRKCPIPVLLIKNADWPEHANILASVHIGSENPTHIDLNDSMVERLKEMSGRLNADPFLVNAYPVTPANITIELPEFDPTTYTDAVRGHHLTAMKALRQKHGLDEEQTIVEQGLPEDVIPATAERLNAAMVILGTTGRTGLSAVFIGNTAEHVIDKINCDVLALKPKGYISPLDPNTAT from the coding sequence ATGAGTATATACAGTAAAATTTTAGTTGTTGCTAACATCAATAGTGATGAACAACCGGCACTCGCGAGAGCAGTTCAATTGGCTCAAAAAAGCGTATCAAGAAGCCGAATTACTTTCTTTTTATCCATCTATGATTTCTCGTATGACATGACTTCAATGCTGTCAGTGGATGAAAGAGATGCAATGCGTCGTGGTGTTATCCATCAGCGTGAACAGTGGATGCGAAAAATCGCTCAACCATACTTAAACGACAGCTTTGACTTTGAGGTGTGTGTGGTTTGGCACAACCGTCCTTACGAAGCAATCATAGGAGAAGTGTTCTCAGGCAGCCACGATCTGCTGATTAAGGGCACTCGAAAACATGATGTCTTAGAGTCGGTTATTTTCACACCGACAGACTGGCACCTGCTGCGTAAATGCCCAATTCCGGTATTGTTGATTAAGAATGCGGACTGGCCAGAGCATGCGAATATTCTGGCATCTGTTCATATCGGTTCGGAAAACCCAACACACATTGATCTTAACGACTCTATGGTAGAACGCTTAAAAGAGATGTCAGGTCGTCTGAACGCGGATCCGTTTCTTGTGAACGCCTACCCTGTAACGCCCGCGAATATTACTATCGAGTTACCTGAATTTGACCCTACGACTTACACAGATGCTGTTCGCGGCCACCATCTTACAGCAATGAAAGCACTGCGCCAAAAGCATGGATTGGATGAAGAACAAACCATCGTTGAGCAAGGGTTGCCAGAAGATGTTATCCCTGCTACTGCGGAACGTCTAAACGCGGCGATGGTAATTTTGGGCACAACTGGCCGTACAGGACTGTCAGCCGTCTTTATTGGTAATACGGCCGAGCATGTCATTGATAAAATTAACTGCGATGTCCTGGCATTGAAACCAAAAGGTTACATCAGCCCTCTGGATCCGAATACGGCGACGTAA
- the potB gene encoding spermidine/putrescine ABC transporter permease PotB has protein sequence MITKKINLQNAIITLIVGWLTLFVLVPNLMIIGTSFLTRDEANLIELTFTLDNYVRLLDPLYAKVLMHSFYMAIIATLLCLVIGYPFAYIVAKMPEKWRPFMLFLVIVPFWTNSLIRTYGLKIVLGTQGILNKSMMAMEIIDKPMRLMYTETAVMIGLVYILLPFMILPLYSAIEKLDNTYIEAAKDLGANKFQTITKVILPLTMPGIIGGCLLVLLPALGMFYISDLLGGAKNLLIGNVIKSQVLNARDWPFGAATSIALTIAMAIMLYAYYRTGKFLNKKVELD, from the coding sequence ATGATAACCAAGAAGATTAATCTTCAGAACGCAATCATTACTCTAATTGTTGGTTGGCTAACACTGTTTGTGTTGGTGCCAAACTTGATGATTATTGGTACAAGTTTCTTAACGCGTGACGAAGCGAACCTAATCGAACTCACCTTTACGTTGGACAACTACGTTCGTCTGTTAGATCCGCTGTATGCGAAAGTGCTCATGCACTCTTTCTACATGGCGATCATTGCGACGTTATTGTGTTTAGTGATTGGTTACCCATTTGCGTATATTGTCGCGAAAATGCCAGAAAAATGGCGTCCGTTTATGCTGTTTTTGGTTATTGTTCCCTTCTGGACAAACTCGTTAATCCGTACATACGGCTTAAAGATTGTTTTGGGTACTCAAGGTATTTTGAACAAATCGATGATGGCAATGGAGATCATCGATAAGCCAATGCGCCTCATGTATACCGAAACGGCAGTCATGATTGGTCTCGTGTATATCTTGCTTCCATTTATGATTCTGCCGCTTTATTCGGCAATTGAGAAGCTGGACAACACCTACATCGAAGCGGCGAAAGATTTGGGCGCAAACAAGTTTCAGACGATTACAAAAGTTATCCTGCCTTTGACAATGCCTGGCATCATCGGCGGCTGTTTGTTGGTGCTGCTCCCTGCGCTTGGCATGTTCTATATCTCTGACCTTCTCGGCGGCGCGAAGAACTTGCTAATCGGTAACGTCATTAAGAGCCAAGTATTGAATGCACGTGATTGGCCATTTGGTGCAGCAACCAGTATTGCACTCACCATTGCAATGGCAATTATGCTTTATGCTTACTATAGAACAGGTAAGTTCTTGAACAAGAAAGTGGAGCTAGACTAA
- the ttcA gene encoding tRNA 2-thiocytidine(32) synthetase TtcA — MNQKDTRKETLEFNKLQKRLRRNVGNAITEYNMIEEGDVVMACISGGKDSFAMLDILLNLQKAAPIKFEVVAVNLDQKQPGFPEHILPDYFETLDIPYYIVDKDTYSVVKEKVPEGKTTCGLCSRLRRGTLYSFAEKIGATKLALGHHMDDIVETMFLNMFHGSRLKAMPPKLRSDDGRNVVIRPLTYCREKDLIKYAEHKDFPIIPCNLCGSQENLQRQSIKAMLIEWDKKTPGRVEAIFKSIQNVSPSQLADKELFDFVNLPLDREGNREEYEFSEAVVSSTNIDESMFIDVTNI, encoded by the coding sequence ATGAACCAGAAAGATACAAGAAAAGAAACCCTTGAATTCAACAAGCTTCAGAAACGCCTGAGAAGAAATGTTGGAAATGCCATTACCGAATACAACATGATTGAAGAAGGTGATGTTGTCATGGCATGTATAAGTGGTGGTAAAGATTCATTTGCGATGCTCGATATCCTGCTGAATCTGCAAAAAGCCGCTCCAATTAAGTTCGAAGTGGTTGCAGTCAACCTCGATCAGAAACAGCCAGGCTTCCCAGAACATATTCTTCCAGATTACTTTGAGACACTTGATATCCCTTACTACATCGTAGACAAGGACACTTACTCGGTGGTTAAAGAGAAGGTGCCAGAAGGTAAGACAACCTGTGGACTGTGTTCACGTCTTCGTCGCGGCACGCTTTACTCGTTCGCTGAGAAGATTGGCGCGACTAAGTTGGCCTTGGGCCACCATATGGATGATATCGTAGAGACCATGTTCCTAAACATGTTCCACGGTTCGCGTCTTAAAGCGATGCCACCAAAGCTACGTTCCGATGACGGCCGTAATGTGGTTATCCGTCCGCTGACGTACTGTCGTGAAAAAGATTTAATCAAATACGCAGAACACAAAGATTTCCCAATCATTCCTTGTAACCTGTGTGGTTCTCAAGAGAACTTGCAGCGCCAATCGATCAAAGCAATGTTGATTGAATGGGACAAAAAGACGCCTGGACGCGTCGAAGCGATTTTCAAATCAATCCAGAACGTAAGTCCAAGTCAGTTGGCTGATAAAGAGTTGTTTGATTTCGTTAACCTTCCACTTGACCGCGAAGGTAACCGTGAAGAGTACGAATTCAGTGAAGCGGTCGTCTCTTCAACTAACATTGATGAATCCATGTTCATTGATGTGACAAACATTTAA
- the ccoS gene encoding cbb3-type cytochrome oxidase assembly protein CcoS, translated as MESIYILIPIAIVLVCVAVAIFLWAVRSDQFEDLERQGHNILLDEEDQSENKKS; from the coding sequence ATGGAAAGTATTTATATCTTAATTCCCATCGCCATTGTTTTAGTTTGTGTTGCTGTCGCTATTTTTCTTTGGGCTGTTCGAAGTGATCAGTTTGAAGATCTCGAGCGCCAGGGTCACAACATTCTGCTAGATGAAGAAGACCAGTCTGAAAATAAAAAATCGTAG
- a CDS encoding DUF2987 domain-containing protein yields MKKLSLSLLSTAALLLASPAAQAQEYMFTYSKLYTQLKNNNKEGHDDVKVGVFFVNADTQQLCNIEKAWMEKEEHYEEFVIPASKELPLPIDKNLKSANPLVFVQTPIDTRCDYSLVVMTKQPLQGNVSYDQLTPLIPQMQSMLEDLGGMFAGWFTPDVQGVTMEFANGLNSTISFSNGAEKPIVNGKVQVALDEIGEGGYMSLPESTVRVLPYLPKAK; encoded by the coding sequence ATGAAAAAGTTAAGCCTAAGTCTACTGAGTACTGCGGCGCTATTGTTAGCGTCCCCAGCAGCACAAGCTCAAGAATACATGTTTACCTATTCGAAGCTTTACACTCAGCTGAAGAATAATAATAAGGAAGGCCACGACGATGTAAAAGTCGGCGTATTTTTCGTTAACGCAGATACTCAGCAGCTGTGTAACATTGAAAAAGCCTGGATGGAGAAAGAGGAGCACTACGAAGAGTTCGTGATCCCAGCATCCAAAGAACTTCCGCTTCCAATCGATAAAAACCTTAAATCTGCAAATCCTTTAGTCTTCGTTCAGACTCCTATAGACACTCGCTGCGATTACTCATTGGTTGTTATGACAAAACAGCCATTACAGGGTAACGTATCTTATGACCAGCTGACGCCATTAATACCTCAGATGCAAAGTATGCTAGAAGATTTGGGCGGTATGTTTGCTGGCTGGTTTACGCCTGATGTTCAAGGTGTCACCATGGAGTTTGCTAACGGGCTGAACAGTACTATTTCTTTCTCCAATGGGGCAGAAAAGCCGATCGTTAACGGCAAGGTTCAGGTCGCCTTAGACGAAATAGGTGAGGGTGGATATATGAGCCTACCAGAATCGACAGTGCGAGTTTTACCGTATTTGCCGAAGGCGAAATAA
- a CDS encoding extracellular solute-binding protein yields MKKWATLLAGSACALSLFSGSVVADDNELVFMNWGPYINSNLLEQFTEETGIKVIYSTYESNETLYAKLKTHNEGYDLVVPSTYFVAKMRDEGMLQKIDKSKLKNFANLDQNYLDKPFDPKNDYSIPHVVAITGLAVNTDMYDPNDFQSWADLWKPELEGQVMLMDDTREVFHIALRKLGYSGNSTDPKQIDEAYAELQKLMPNVLLFNSDNPGAPYMSGEVGVGMLWNGSAAAAQNEGLNLKLVFPKEGGIGWVDNFAISSGAKNVEAAHKMVDFLLRPEIAEQISRDTGYLTAVKASNEKFKDVAPLFPSQEDLDRVEWQDAVGDLTVKYEGYFLKLKASQ; encoded by the coding sequence ATGAAAAAATGGGCTACTTTATTAGCTGGTAGTGCATGTGCGCTTTCTCTGTTCTCAGGTTCAGTGGTAGCGGACGATAATGAATTGGTATTTATGAACTGGGGGCCTTACATCAACAGTAACCTCCTGGAACAATTTACTGAAGAAACTGGTATCAAAGTGATCTACTCAACTTACGAGTCGAACGAAACTTTGTATGCAAAGCTAAAAACTCATAACGAAGGTTATGACTTAGTGGTACCTTCTACTTACTTCGTGGCGAAAATGCGCGATGAAGGTATGCTACAAAAGATCGATAAATCTAAGTTGAAAAACTTCGCTAATCTTGACCAGAACTACCTGGACAAGCCATTCGATCCAAAGAATGACTACTCTATTCCTCACGTTGTTGCAATTACTGGTCTGGCTGTCAATACCGACATGTACGATCCAAACGACTTCCAAAGCTGGGCTGACCTATGGAAGCCAGAGCTTGAAGGTCAGGTGATGCTAATGGACGATACGCGTGAAGTATTCCACATTGCACTGCGTAAGCTAGGTTATTCAGGCAACTCAACGGATCCAAAACAGATCGACGAAGCGTATGCAGAGCTACAAAAGCTGATGCCTAACGTGCTTCTATTTAACTCTGACAACCCAGGAGCGCCATACATGTCTGGTGAAGTTGGTGTTGGTATGCTTTGGAACGGCAGCGCAGCAGCTGCGCAAAACGAAGGTCTAAACCTTAAACTGGTATTTCCGAAAGAAGGCGGTATTGGTTGGGTAGACAACTTCGCTATCTCTTCTGGTGCGAAAAACGTAGAAGCGGCGCACAAGATGGTCGACTTCCTATTGCGTCCTGAAATCGCAGAGCAGATTTCTCGTGACACTGGTTACCTGACCGCAGTGAAAGCATCGAACGAAAAGTTTAAAGATGTGGCTCCATTGTTCCCTTCTCAAGAAGATCTAGACCGCGTTGAGTGGCAAGATGCCGTTGGCGATCTGACTGTGAAATACGAAGGTTACTTCCTTAAATTAAAAGCCAGCCAGTAA
- a CDS encoding extracellular solute-binding protein, with translation MKSKFYASALYAATLFATPAMAADQELYFYNWSEYIPNEVLEDFTKETGIKVLYSTYESNESMYAKLKTQGSGYDLVVPSTYFVSKMRKEGMLQEIDKEKLSHFADIDPNFLNKPFDPNNNYSIPYIWGATGIGINADMLDKSSVTKWDDFWDSKWEGQLMLMDDSREVFHIALTKLGYSPNTTNPDEIKAAYEELQKLMPNVLVFNSDFPANPYLAGEVSLGMLWNGSAYMAREEGANIDIIWPEKGTIFWMDSLAIPAGAKNVEAAHKMIDFLLRPENAAKIALEIGYPTPVKTAFDLLPKEFVNDQSIFPPQEVMDSGTWQDEVGEASVMYDEYFQKLKVNN, from the coding sequence ATGAAAAGTAAATTCTACGCAAGCGCTCTATATGCAGCGACTCTGTTCGCTACTCCTGCAATGGCGGCTGATCAAGAACTGTACTTCTACAACTGGTCGGAATACATTCCAAACGAAGTTCTTGAAGACTTTACAAAAGAAACTGGAATCAAGGTGCTTTACTCGACTTACGAGTCTAATGAAAGCATGTACGCTAAGCTGAAAACGCAAGGTTCTGGTTACGACTTGGTAGTACCGTCTACCTATTTCGTATCTAAAATGCGCAAAGAAGGTATGCTCCAGGAGATCGACAAAGAGAAGTTATCCCATTTTGCAGACATCGATCCTAACTTTTTAAACAAACCTTTTGATCCAAATAACAATTACTCTATCCCATATATCTGGGGTGCTACGGGTATTGGTATTAATGCAGATATGTTGGATAAGTCATCAGTCACTAAATGGGATGATTTCTGGGACAGCAAGTGGGAAGGTCAACTAATGCTGATGGATGATTCTCGCGAAGTTTTCCACATTGCATTAACAAAACTGGGCTACTCTCCAAATACGACAAACCCTGATGAAATCAAAGCCGCTTACGAAGAACTGCAAAAGCTGATGCCAAATGTATTGGTGTTTAACTCTGATTTCCCTGCAAACCCATACTTAGCAGGTGAGGTTTCTCTTGGCATGCTGTGGAATGGTTCTGCTTACATGGCACGTGAGGAAGGCGCGAACATTGATATTATCTGGCCAGAAAAAGGCACAATCTTCTGGATGGACAGTCTTGCGATTCCTGCTGGTGCTAAAAACGTGGAAGCCGCACATAAGATGATCGACTTCCTGCTACGTCCAGAGAATGCGGCTAAGATTGCTCTGGAGATTGGTTACCCTACTCCAGTTAAGACGGCGTTTGACCTGCTTCCAAAAGAATTTGTTAACGACCAAAGCATCTTCCCTCCGCAAGAAGTGATGGACAGCGGCACTTGGCAAGATGAAGTTGGTGAAGCGAGTGTGATGTACGATGAGTACTTCCAAAAGCTAAAAGTAAACAACTAA
- the potC gene encoding spermidine/putrescine ABC transporter permease PotC translates to MGRTVRFSFMALVYAFLYLPIIVLIVNSFNANKFGMKWGGFTTKWYETLVHNDSLMQAAWHSLNVAVFSATAATIIGSLTAVALFRYSFKGKGAVNGMLFVVMMSPDIVMAISLLALFLVLGAQLGFFTLLIAHITFCLPFVVVTVYSRLNGFDVKMLEAAKDLGASEWIILKKIILPLAKPAVAAGWLLSFTLSLDDVIISSFVTGPTYEILPLKIYSMVKVGISPEVNALATVMLIVSLLLVVISQLLAREKVK, encoded by the coding sequence ATGGGACGCACAGTTAGATTTAGCTTTATGGCACTGGTCTATGCGTTTTTGTATTTACCAATTATCGTGCTTATCGTGAACTCATTTAATGCGAACAAATTTGGCATGAAATGGGGCGGATTTACCACCAAGTGGTACGAAACGTTAGTGCACAACGACAGTCTGATGCAGGCGGCGTGGCACTCGCTAAATGTTGCCGTATTTTCTGCAACAGCTGCTACTATTATTGGTAGCTTGACGGCAGTAGCCCTATTCCGCTATTCCTTTAAAGGAAAAGGGGCAGTAAATGGCATGCTGTTTGTTGTCATGATGTCACCAGACATCGTGATGGCGATTTCTTTGTTGGCGCTGTTTTTAGTATTGGGTGCACAGCTTGGTTTCTTTACACTGTTGATTGCGCACATCACCTTCTGTTTACCCTTCGTTGTGGTGACAGTGTACAGCCGCCTAAATGGCTTTGATGTAAAAATGTTGGAAGCGGCAAAAGACCTAGGGGCAAGTGAGTGGATTATCTTGAAGAAGATCATCCTTCCTCTGGCGAAACCAGCGGTTGCAGCCGGTTGGTTATTAAGCTTTACACTGTCTCTGGACGACGTGATTATCAGTTCGTTTGTGACAGGCCCAACCTACGAAATCTTACCATTGAAAATTTACTCAATGGTGAAAGTGGGCATTTCACCGGAAGTGAATGCGCTAGCAACGGTTATGTTGATTGTTTCTTTGTTACTTGTTGTGATTTCTCAGTTGCTTGCAAGAGAAAAAGTAAAGTAA
- the potA gene encoding spermidine/putrescine ABC transporter ATP-binding protein PotA: MAKVTSIGVNPNLNVGEIQTLNAKQQAGNPVIRLSGISKSFDGKEIISNLNLDVNHGEFLTILGPSGCGKTTVLRMVAGFEAVDNGQIILDNQDVTQVPAEQRHVNTVFQSYALFPHMTVFENVAFGLRMQKTPAAEIEPRVMEALRMVRLEKMAQRKPHQLSGGQQQRIAIARAVVNKPKVLLLDESLSALDYKLRKQMQIELKQLQRQLGITFIFVTHDQEEALSMSDRIIVMRDGVIEQDGSPREIYEEPKNLFVARFIGEINVFNATMLERIDEKRIRADIEGVESVVYYDDEAQAGDKLQVLLRPEDLRIEEIKESEEKGIVGHVTERTYKGMTLDSVIELDSGMRVMVSEFFNEDDPDVDHSLGQKVTITWVESWEVVLNDNQED, translated from the coding sequence ATGGCTAAAGTCACATCAATTGGCGTAAACCCAAATTTGAACGTGGGAGAAATACAGACGTTGAACGCTAAACAGCAAGCAGGAAATCCAGTTATTCGTTTATCTGGCATTAGTAAGAGTTTTGATGGTAAGGAAATCATCAGCAATTTAAATCTGGATGTTAATCATGGTGAGTTTCTAACGATTCTTGGTCCATCAGGTTGTGGCAAGACAACCGTTTTGCGCATGGTCGCGGGCTTTGAAGCGGTAGATAACGGTCAAATTATTTTGGATAACCAAGATGTTACTCAGGTTCCTGCTGAACAAAGACACGTCAACACCGTATTCCAAAGTTACGCACTCTTTCCGCACATGACTGTTTTTGAAAACGTTGCGTTTGGTCTTCGTATGCAGAAAACGCCTGCAGCAGAGATTGAACCGCGCGTGATGGAAGCGTTACGTATGGTTCGCCTTGAAAAAATGGCTCAGCGCAAACCGCATCAACTTTCAGGTGGCCAGCAACAACGTATTGCTATCGCTCGTGCAGTCGTGAATAAGCCCAAAGTACTGCTGCTTGATGAATCGCTTTCTGCACTGGATTACAAATTACGTAAGCAAATGCAGATTGAGCTTAAACAGCTACAGCGCCAACTCGGCATCACCTTCATCTTTGTGACGCACGATCAGGAAGAAGCGCTATCAATGTCGGACCGTATCATCGTAATGCGTGACGGTGTCATTGAGCAAGATGGTTCTCCGCGTGAAATTTACGAAGAGCCTAAAAACCTGTTTGTTGCGCGCTTTATCGGCGAGATCAACGTATTCAATGCCACCATGTTAGAGCGCATCGATGAAAAACGCATTCGCGCTGACATTGAAGGTGTTGAGTCAGTGGTTTATTACGACGACGAAGCACAAGCTGGCGATAAACTCCAAGTTCTACTCCGCCCTGAAGACTTACGTATTGAAGAAATCAAAGAGTCGGAAGAAAAAGGCATTGTTGGTCACGTGACGGAACGTACCTATAAAGGTATGACGCTCGATTCTGTTATCGAACTAGATTCAGGCATGCGTGTAATGGTAAGCGAATTCTTTAACGAAGATGATCCTGATGTGGACCACTCGCTCGGCCAGAAAGTCACGATTACTTGGGTTGAGAGCTGGGAGGTTGTCCTCAATGATAACCAAGAAGATTAA
- a CDS encoding sulfite exporter TauE/SafE family protein → MNPDFIGALMIGLVGSGHCMGMCGGIASLLSMGSPQTKSSPLVPMFYNLGRISSYALFGALIGGAISGLSELSGLAHSLAWLRFVAAIFMILVALYIAKWWQGLLIIEKLGQTLWKFISPAGKSLLPLKSAFHALPFGFVWGWLPCGLVYSALTWSAVSGSAMNGGLIMLAFGVGTLPSMLAVSYGASYFQKLQKSLIFRNISALILIGYGTYTAAGAIQMLGFI, encoded by the coding sequence ATGAATCCTGATTTTATCGGTGCGTTAATGATCGGACTTGTAGGGTCCGGTCATTGTATGGGCATGTGCGGTGGTATTGCCTCCTTGCTGTCAATGGGCTCACCACAAACCAAAAGCTCTCCTCTTGTTCCAATGTTCTACAATCTGGGCCGAATATCCAGCTATGCGTTGTTTGGCGCCCTAATTGGTGGTGCTATTTCTGGTCTGTCGGAATTAAGTGGTTTAGCTCACTCACTTGCATGGCTGCGCTTTGTCGCGGCAATATTTATGATTTTAGTTGCCCTATACATCGCTAAATGGTGGCAAGGTTTGCTCATAATAGAAAAGCTGGGTCAGACACTTTGGAAGTTCATATCTCCAGCGGGGAAAAGCCTGCTACCGTTGAAAAGCGCGTTTCATGCTCTGCCATTCGGCTTTGTTTGGGGATGGCTGCCATGTGGTCTAGTCTATTCAGCATTAACTTGGTCGGCCGTTTCAGGAAGCGCCATGAACGGTGGTTTGATCATGCTAGCCTTTGGTGTGGGGACCCTCCCTTCGATGCTTGCTGTTAGTTACGGGGCGAGTTATTTTCAGAAACTGCAAAAATCATTAATATTTAGAAACATATCTGCATTAATTCTTATAGGTTATGGAACGTATACTGCTGCGGGAGCCATACAAATGCTTGGTTTCATATAA
- a CDS encoding FNR family transcription factor, producing MISEKPATKRVQSGGCAIHCQDCSISQLCIPFTLNESELDQLDQIIERKKPIQKGQELFKAGDELKSLYAIRSGTIKSYTITEQGDEQITAFHLAGDLVGFDAITGDCHPSFAQALETSMVCEIPYEILDDLSGKMPKLRQQIMRLMSNEIKGDQEMILLLSKKNAEERLAAFLFNLSTRFSQRGFSPREFRLTMTRGDIGNYLGLTVETISRLLGRFQKSEILSVKGKYITILDHDALMELAGVTAE from the coding sequence ATGATTTCTGAAAAACCTGCAACAAAGCGTGTCCAATCAGGTGGTTGTGCAATTCACTGCCAAGATTGTAGCATCAGTCAGTTGTGTATCCCATTCACTCTGAATGAATCTGAACTTGATCAGCTTGACCAAATCATTGAGCGCAAAAAGCCGATTCAAAAAGGCCAAGAGCTATTCAAAGCAGGCGATGAGCTTAAGTCTTTGTACGCTATCCGCTCTGGCACAATCAAGAGCTATACAATCACTGAGCAAGGCGACGAACAAATAACGGCGTTTCACTTAGCGGGTGATCTCGTAGGTTTTGACGCAATTACTGGGGACTGCCACCCAAGTTTTGCCCAAGCTTTAGAAACGTCTATGGTATGTGAAATTCCATACGAAATTCTCGATGACTTGTCAGGTAAAATGCCTAAGCTGCGCCAGCAAATTATGCGTCTGATGAGTAACGAAATCAAAGGCGATCAGGAAATGATCCTGCTTCTTTCTAAGAAGAATGCTGAAGAGCGTCTTGCTGCATTCCTGTTCAACCTATCAACGCGTTTTTCTCAACGTGGCTTTAGTCCTAGAGAATTCCGCCTAACCATGACTCGTGGTGATATCGGTAACTATCTTGGTCTGACCGTTGAAACAATCAGCCGTCTTCTTGGTCGTTTTCAAAAATCTGAGATCTTAAGTGTTAAAGGTAAATATATCACTATCTTAGATCACGATGCGCTGATGGAACTTGCAGGCGTAACGGCAGAATAA